Within the Marixanthomonas sp. SCSIO 43207 genome, the region TGCTTCTGCTTACAATGAATACATTGATAATCATAGTTCAGTTTCAGAAGAAATACTATTAAAAGCAGCCACTGCCAATTATCATATTAATGAAAATAGAAAAGCTACAGAATTATACCGTCGAGCGTACAATCAAAATTCATCATTAGAAAAAGAAAATTTATATCGCTACGTACAAAGTTTACGAAGTGTAAGAGAATATGAAAAAGCAGATGAAGTATATCTTCGGTTTTTAGAACAAAACAATATGAACGCTGTAAAAGAGCGTTTTAGTAAAGAACGTGATTCCTTCTACGCTATTTTAAATTCTGAAAAACCATCAAGATACACACTTACCAATAGCACAATCAATTCTGAATATTCAGACTTTGGCCCGGTGCTATACCAAGACAGTCTCCTGTTTTCATCTTCTAGACCCGGTGCTGCAAAAGAACTTTACCTTTGGAACGAGCAACCCTTTTTAAGCTTATTTGTAGCACAAAAAGCTGAAAACGGAACACTTGAAAACCCAAAACTGCTATCAAAACAAATAAAATCAGATTTTCACGATGCAACCATAGCTTTTAACCCAACAAACAATGTGGTTTATTTTGCCTCGAGCAATACTGAAAAGCGCAAACTTATCTTAGATAATAATCGCAACAATCAATTTGTTTTATACAAAGCAATCATGGAAGATGGCAAAATTAAAAACAAAGAAGAGCTCTTTTTTAACAGTAAAGAATACTCTGTTGGGCATCCGTCGGTAAGTCCTGATGGTAAGTATTTATTTTTTGCATCTGATATGCCCGGCGGATATGGAGAAGCAGACATTTATTATTCTGAAATATACAGCGACGGAATGCTTTCTGAACCCAAAAACGCAGGAGCTCAAATAAATACAGAAGGAAATGACTTTTTCCCTTTCTTAGCAACAGATGGTTCATTTTATTTTTCGTCAAATGGTCACGTAGGTTTTGGAGGTCTTGATATTTTTGAAGCAAAATTTGATAAAACCACCCAAAATTTTTCCGAAGTTAAAAATATTGGAAAAGTCGCTAATACAAGTTATGATGACTTTTCTATCATTTTTAATAAAGACAACACCTCTGGTTATCTAGCTTCAAACAGACCCGATGGAAAAGGCGATGACGATATTTACTTTTTCACGCGTAAACCACTTACATGCAATCAAACTGTAAGCGGTAACGTAAAAGATCTTAAAAACAATACCAATCTTTCTGAAGTTTCAATTACCATTCGTGATAGTACCAACACCGTTATACAAACCGTATCTACAGATGCAACTGGTACCTTTAAGGTTACAATACCTTGTAATACTAAAGTTATTGTCACAGCCAATAAGCCTGATTATTTTGAACAAACTAAAGAAACAAAAACAGGAAACAAAGATGAAGGAACCACACCTCCGGTTAACTTCAAACTTGAGAAAGCCAAAGATATGATTGTAAAAGATGAAGAAGGATTTGAAAAAATAAAAATGGATCCTATTTATTTTGAATATGACAAAGCAAATATTACTCCACAAGCTGCTCAAGCCCTTGATGGAGCAGTAAAATTGATGAACTTTTATCCAGATATGATTATTAAAATTGAAGCTCATACAGATTCAAGAGGTTCAGACAAGTATAATCGATCACTTTCAGACAAAAGAGCAAAAGCTACTCAACAATATTTATATTCTCAAGGAATTGCTCAAAACCGAATTGTAAGCGCTATTGGTTATG harbors:
- a CDS encoding OmpA family protein; the protein is MKLLIRLYILFFAATCFAQGSLSKAERLYNKNAFKAAASAYNEYIDNHSSVSEEILLKAATANYHINENRKATELYRRAYNQNSSLEKENLYRYVQSLRSVREYEKADEVYLRFLEQNNMNAVKERFSKERDSFYAILNSEKPSRYTLTNSTINSEYSDFGPVLYQDSLLFSSSRPGAAKELYLWNEQPFLSLFVAQKAENGTLENPKLLSKQIKSDFHDATIAFNPTNNVVYFASSNTEKRKLILDNNRNNQFVLYKAIMEDGKIKNKEELFFNSKEYSVGHPSVSPDGKYLFFASDMPGGYGEADIYYSEIYSDGMLSEPKNAGAQINTEGNDFFPFLATDGSFYFSSNGHVGFGGLDIFEAKFDKTTQNFSEVKNIGKVANTSYDDFSIIFNKDNTSGYLASNRPDGKGDDDIYFFTRKPLTCNQTVSGNVKDLKNNTNLSEVSITIRDSTNTVIQTVSTDATGTFKVTIPCNTKVIVTANKPDYFEQTKETKTGNKDEGTTPPVNFKLEKAKDMIVKDEEGFEKIKMDPIYFEYDKANITPQAAQALDGAVKLMNFYPDMIIKIEAHTDSRGSDKYNRSLSDKRAKATQQYLYSQGIAQNRIVSAIGYGESRLLNACKNGVKCTDQEHEKNRRSNFIILKK